A single region of the Chelonia mydas isolate rCheMyd1 chromosome 4, rCheMyd1.pri.v2, whole genome shotgun sequence genome encodes:
- the ANKRD50 gene encoding ankyrin repeat domain-containing protein 50 isoform X3, translating into MKPPQQSLFLLVDSIDEGCNVAEGEQTSTGISGTIAELLADHYEFFPPWLLLLCSARKQSKTVTKMFTGFRKISLDDLRKAYIVKDVQQYILHRLDQEEALRQHLTKETAEMLNQLHIKSSGCFLYLERVLDGVVENFIMLREIRDIPGTLNGLYLWLCQRLFVRKQFAKVQPILNVILAACRPLTTIELYHAVWTKNMTLTMEDFQRKLDVLSKVLVDGLGNTKILFHYSFAEWLLDVKHCTQKYLCNAAEGHRMLAMSYTCRAKDLTPLEAQEFALHLINSNLQLETSELALWMIWNGTPVKDSLSTLIPKEQEVLQLLVRAGAHVNSEDDRTSCIVRQALEREDSIRTLLDNGASVNQCDSNGRTLLANAAYSGNLDVVNLLVSRGADLEIEDTHGQTALTLAARQGHTKVVNCLIGCGANVNHTDHDGWTALRSAAWGGHTEVVSALLYAGVKVDCADADSRTALRAAAWGGHEDIVLNLLQHGAEVNKADNEGRTALIAAAYMGHKEIVEHLLDHGAEVNHEDVDGRTALSVAALCVPASKGHASVVSLLIDRGAEVDHCDKDGMTPLLVAAYEGHVDVVDLLLEGGADVDHTDNNGRTPLLAAASMGHASVVNTLLFWGAAVDSIDSEGRTVLSIASAQGNVEVVRTLLDRGLDENHRDDAGWTPLHMAAFEGHRLICEALIEQGARTNEIDNDGRIPFILAAQEGHYDCVQILLENKSNIDQRGYDGRNSLRVAALEGHRDIVELLFSHGADVNYKDADGRPTLYILALENQLTMAEYFLENGANVEASDAEGRTALHVSCWQGHLEMVQILITYHADVNAADNEKRSALQSAAWQGHVKVVRLLIEHGALVDHTCNQGATALCIAAQEGHIDVVQILLEHGADPNHADQFGRTAMRVAAKNGHSQIIKLLEKYGASSLNGCTPSPVHTMEQKPLQSVSSKMQSLTIKSNSSGSTGGGDMQPTVRGLSNGPAHAFSSPSESPDSTVDRQKSSLSNNSLKSSKNSSLRTTSSTATAQTVPIDSFHSMSFTEQIQQHSLPRSRSRQSIVSPSSTTHSLSQNHNSPSSEFEWSQVKPSLKSTKANKGGKTENSSKSGSAGKKIKQSSSSQPKVLEYEMTQFDKRIPVAKSGTSVPLKSTPAESQCKILVPPSQQEVCRPQQQFLIHQQSGEQKKRNGIMTNPNYHLQSNQVFLGRVSVPRTGQERGLQEVLEGYPSETELSLKQALKLQLEGTDPSFNYKKETPL; encoded by the coding sequence GTTTTCGAAAAATAAGTCTAGATGATCTCCGAAAGGCATATATTGTGAAAGATGTGCAGCAGTATATTCTCCATCGTTTAGATCAAGAAGAAGCACTGAGACAACATCTCAcaaaagaaactgcagaaatgCTGAACCAGCTTCACATCAAAAGCAGTGGTTGCTTTTTATATCTAGAACGTGTCCTAGATGGAGTTGTGGAAAATTTTATCATGCTAAGAGAGATCCGTGACATTCCTGGAACACTAAATGGCCTATATCTCTGGCTTTGTCAGAggctttttgtaagaaaacagtTTGCAAAGGTCCAGCCAATTCTGAATGTAATTCTTGCAGCTTGTAGGCCATTGACTACAATAGAATTGTATCATGCAGTGTGGACCAAAAACATGACATTGACTATGGAAGACTTTCAACGCAAACTAGATGTTCTGTCAAAAGTTCTTGTTGATGGGCTAGGAAATACTAAAATTTTGTTTCATTACAGTTTTGCAGAATGGCTGCTGGATGTaaagcactgtacacagaaaTATTTATGTAATGCAGCAGAGGGACACAGAATGTTAGCAATGAGTTACACCTGTCGAGCAAAGGATTTGACACCATTAGAGGCCCAAGAATTTGCATTGCATCTAATTAATTCAAATTTGCAGTTAGAGACTTCTGAGTTGGCTTTGTGGATGATATGGAATGGCACACCAGTCAAAGACTCTTTGTCCACTTTAATCCCGAAAGAGCAGGAAGTACTACAGCTGCTAGTAAGAGCTGGTGCTCATGTCAACAGTGAAGATGACCGTACATCTTGCATTGTACGACAAGCTCTGGAAAGAGAAGATTCCATTCGTACCCTGTTAGATAATGGGGCATCAGTAAATCAGTGTGATTCAAATGGGAGAACGCTGTTAGCTAATGCTGCATATAGTGGTAATCTTGATGTTGTTAACTTACTTGTTTCTAGAGGAGCAGATTTAGAAATAGAAGATACTCATGGGCAGACAGCACTTACTTTAGCTGCTCGACAAGGACATACCAAGGTTGTCAATTGTTTGATTGGATGTGGGGCTAATGTAAATCACACTGATCATGATGGCTGGACAGCACTACGATCTGCAGCTTGGGGTGGACACACCGAGGTGGTTTCTGCACTCCTTTACGCTGGAGTCAAAGTGGATTGTGCAGATGCTGACAGTAGAACAGCCTTGAGAGCAGCGGCATGGGGAGGACATGAAGATATAGTGCTGAATCTGCTACAACATGGAGCTGAAGTCAACAAAGCTGATAATGAAGGCAGAACAGCTTTGATTGCAGCAGCATACATGGGACAtaaagagattgtggagcacCTCCTTGACCATGGTGCAGAGGTAAATCATGAGGATGTGGATGGAAGGACTGCTCTGTCTGTCGCTGCACTTTGTGTACCTGCTAGTAAGGGGCATGCTTCAGTGGTTAGCCTTTTAATTGACCGTGGTGCTGAAGTAGATCATTGTGACAAAGATGGTATGACTCCACTGCTGGTAGCTGCCTACGAAGGACATGTAGATGTTGTTGACTTACTTCTAGAAGGAGGAGCTGATGTGGATCACACTGACAATAATGGTCGTACACCCCTTCTGGCAGCAGCTTCTATGGGCCATGCTTCAGTTGTAAATACTCTTTTATTTTGGGGTGCTGCTGTGGATAGCATTGATAGTGAAGGGCGAACAGTTCTTAGTATAGCCTCTGCCCAAGGTAATGTTGAAGTAGTACGGACTCTGCTGGACAGAGGACTAGATGAAAATCATAGAGATGATGCAGGATGGACACCTTTGCACATGGCAGCTTTTGAAGGTCACAGGTTGATATGTGAAGCACTTATAGAACAAGGTGCTAGAACAAATGAAATTGATAATGATGGACGTATACCTTTCATACTGGCTGCACAAGAAGGTCACTATGATTGTGTACAGATATTACTGGAAAATAAATCTAACATTGATCAGAGAGGCTACGATGGGAGAAATTCTCTCCGAGTTGCTGCTTTAGAAGGTCATAGAGATATAGTTGAACTACTTTTCAGCCATGGAGCAGATGTAAACTACAAAGATGCTGATGGCCGGCCAACACTTTACATCTTGGCATTAGAAAACCAGCTTACAATGGCTGAGTATTTTTTAGAAAATGGTGCAAATGTAGAAGCAAGCGATGCAGAAGGGAGGACAGCACTCCATGTTTCCTGCTGGCAGGGCCATTTGGAGATGGTGCAGATACTGATAACATACCATGCTGATGTGAATGCTGCAGACAATGAGAAGCGGTCTGCTTTGCAATCTGCTGCTTGGCAAGGCCATGTGAAAGTAGTTCGGCTTTTGATTGAGCATGGAGCCTTAGTTGACCACACCTGTAATCAAGGTGCTACTGCGCTCTGCATTGCAGCACAAGAAGGACACATTGATGTTGTGCAGATATTACTGGAGCATGGTGCTGATCCGAATCATGCAGATCAATTTGGACGTACTGCTATGCGTGTTGCAGCAAAAAATGGACATTCTCAGATTATTAAATTACTGGAAAAATATGGTGCATCTAGTCTAAATGGCTGCACTCCATCACCAGTCCACACAATGGAGCAAAAACCCTTGCAATCAGTCTCTTCAAAAATGCAGTCATTAACAATAAAATCAAATAGTTCAGGGAGCACTGGTGGAGGAGATATGCAGCCTACTGTGCGTGGTTTGTCTAATGGGCCTGCTCATGCTTTCAGTTCTCCCTCAGAATCTCCAGATTCTACAGTGGACCGCCAGAAGTCGTCTTTATCAAATAATTCCCTGAAAAGTTCCAAAAACTCTTCTCTGCGTACTACATCATCTACAGCAACTGCTCAGACAGTGCCTATTGATAGTTTCCATAGTATGTCATTTACAGAACAAATACAGCAGCATTCACTGCCTCGTAGCAGAAGCAGGCAGTCAATTGTTTCTCCTTCTTCCACAACTCATTCCTTAAGTCAGAATCATAATTCACCAAGTAGTGAATTTGAATGGAGCCAAGTAAAACCCAGTTTGAAATCAACTAAAGCAAacaaaggggggaaaacagaaaACTCCAGCAAATCTGGATctgctgggaaaaaaatcaagcagaGCAGCTCCTCCCAGCCAAAAGTTTTAGAATATGAAATGACTCAGTTTGATAAACGAATACCTGTTGCTAAATCTGGGACCAGTGTGCCACTTAAATCAACGCCAGCAGAGTCACAGTGCAAAATTTTGGTCCCTCCATCTCAGCAAGAAGTTTGTCGACCTCAGCAACAGTTCCTAATTCACCAACAGAGTGGGGAACAGAAGAAGCGAAATGGAATAATGACAAACCCAAATTACCACCTTCAAAGCAATCAGGTTTTTCTTGGTAGGGTTTCCGTCCCACGAACAGGACAGGAGAGAGGACTTCAGGAAGTTTTGGAAGGCTATCCTTCAGAGACAGAACTAAGCCTTAAGCAAGCCTTAAAACTTCAGCTTGAGGGAACTGACCCAAGCTTCAACTACAAGAAAGAAACACCACTGTAA
- the ANKRD50 gene encoding ankyrin repeat domain-containing protein 50 isoform X2, with product MEPTDCPSGASAGACFKDRCILLPLLGMKPPQQSLFLLVDSIDEGCNVAEGEQTSTGISGTIAELLADHYEFFPPWLLLLCSARKQSKTVTKMFTGFRKISLDDLRKAYIVKDVQQYILHRLDQEEALRQHLTKETAEMLNQLHIKSSGCFLYLERVLDGVVENFIMLREIRDIPGTLNGLYLWLCQRLFVRKQFAKVQPILNVILAACRPLTTIELYHAVWTKNMTLTMEDFQRKLDVLSKVLVDGLGNTKILFHYSFAEWLLDVKHCTQKYLCNAAEGHRMLAMSYTCRAKDLTPLEAQEFALHLINSNLQLETSELALWMIWNGTPVKDSLSTLIPKEQEVLQLLVRAGAHVNSEDDRTSCIVRQALEREDSIRTLLDNGASVNQCDSNGRTLLANAAYSGNLDVVNLLVSRGADLEIEDTHGQTALTLAARQGHTKVVNCLIGCGANVNHTDHDGWTALRSAAWGGHTEVVSALLYAGVKVDCADADSRTALRAAAWGGHEDIVLNLLQHGAEVNKADNEGRTALIAAAYMGHKEIVEHLLDHGAEVNHEDVDGRTALSVAALCVPASKGHASVVSLLIDRGAEVDHCDKDGMTPLLVAAYEGHVDVVDLLLEGGADVDHTDNNGRTPLLAAASMGHASVVNTLLFWGAAVDSIDSEGRTVLSIASAQGNVEVVRTLLDRGLDENHRDDAGWTPLHMAAFEGHRLICEALIEQGARTNEIDNDGRIPFILAAQEGHYDCVQILLENKSNIDQRGYDGRNSLRVAALEGHRDIVELLFSHGADVNYKDADGRPTLYILALENQLTMAEYFLENGANVEASDAEGRTALHVSCWQGHLEMVQILITYHADVNAADNEKRSALQSAAWQGHVKVVRLLIEHGALVDHTCNQGATALCIAAQEGHIDVVQILLEHGADPNHADQFGRTAMRVAAKNGHSQIIKLLEKYGASSLNGCTPSPVHTMEQKPLQSVSSKMQSLTIKSNSSGSTGGGDMQPTVRGLSNGPAHAFSSPSESPDSTVDRQKSSLSNNSLKSSKNSSLRTTSSTATAQTVPIDSFHSMSFTEQIQQHSLPRSRSRQSIVSPSSTTHSLSQNHNSPSSEFEWSQVKPSLKSTKANKGGKTENSSKSGSAGKKIKQSSSSQPKVLEYEMTQFDKRIPVAKSGTSVPLKSTPAESQCKILVPPSQQEVCRPQQQFLIHQQSGEQKKRNGIMTNPNYHLQSNQVFLGRVSVPRTGQERGLQEVLEGYPSETELSLKQALKLQLEGTDPSFNYKKETPL from the coding sequence GTTTTCGAAAAATAAGTCTAGATGATCTCCGAAAGGCATATATTGTGAAAGATGTGCAGCAGTATATTCTCCATCGTTTAGATCAAGAAGAAGCACTGAGACAACATCTCAcaaaagaaactgcagaaatgCTGAACCAGCTTCACATCAAAAGCAGTGGTTGCTTTTTATATCTAGAACGTGTCCTAGATGGAGTTGTGGAAAATTTTATCATGCTAAGAGAGATCCGTGACATTCCTGGAACACTAAATGGCCTATATCTCTGGCTTTGTCAGAggctttttgtaagaaaacagtTTGCAAAGGTCCAGCCAATTCTGAATGTAATTCTTGCAGCTTGTAGGCCATTGACTACAATAGAATTGTATCATGCAGTGTGGACCAAAAACATGACATTGACTATGGAAGACTTTCAACGCAAACTAGATGTTCTGTCAAAAGTTCTTGTTGATGGGCTAGGAAATACTAAAATTTTGTTTCATTACAGTTTTGCAGAATGGCTGCTGGATGTaaagcactgtacacagaaaTATTTATGTAATGCAGCAGAGGGACACAGAATGTTAGCAATGAGTTACACCTGTCGAGCAAAGGATTTGACACCATTAGAGGCCCAAGAATTTGCATTGCATCTAATTAATTCAAATTTGCAGTTAGAGACTTCTGAGTTGGCTTTGTGGATGATATGGAATGGCACACCAGTCAAAGACTCTTTGTCCACTTTAATCCCGAAAGAGCAGGAAGTACTACAGCTGCTAGTAAGAGCTGGTGCTCATGTCAACAGTGAAGATGACCGTACATCTTGCATTGTACGACAAGCTCTGGAAAGAGAAGATTCCATTCGTACCCTGTTAGATAATGGGGCATCAGTAAATCAGTGTGATTCAAATGGGAGAACGCTGTTAGCTAATGCTGCATATAGTGGTAATCTTGATGTTGTTAACTTACTTGTTTCTAGAGGAGCAGATTTAGAAATAGAAGATACTCATGGGCAGACAGCACTTACTTTAGCTGCTCGACAAGGACATACCAAGGTTGTCAATTGTTTGATTGGATGTGGGGCTAATGTAAATCACACTGATCATGATGGCTGGACAGCACTACGATCTGCAGCTTGGGGTGGACACACCGAGGTGGTTTCTGCACTCCTTTACGCTGGAGTCAAAGTGGATTGTGCAGATGCTGACAGTAGAACAGCCTTGAGAGCAGCGGCATGGGGAGGACATGAAGATATAGTGCTGAATCTGCTACAACATGGAGCTGAAGTCAACAAAGCTGATAATGAAGGCAGAACAGCTTTGATTGCAGCAGCATACATGGGACAtaaagagattgtggagcacCTCCTTGACCATGGTGCAGAGGTAAATCATGAGGATGTGGATGGAAGGACTGCTCTGTCTGTCGCTGCACTTTGTGTACCTGCTAGTAAGGGGCATGCTTCAGTGGTTAGCCTTTTAATTGACCGTGGTGCTGAAGTAGATCATTGTGACAAAGATGGTATGACTCCACTGCTGGTAGCTGCCTACGAAGGACATGTAGATGTTGTTGACTTACTTCTAGAAGGAGGAGCTGATGTGGATCACACTGACAATAATGGTCGTACACCCCTTCTGGCAGCAGCTTCTATGGGCCATGCTTCAGTTGTAAATACTCTTTTATTTTGGGGTGCTGCTGTGGATAGCATTGATAGTGAAGGGCGAACAGTTCTTAGTATAGCCTCTGCCCAAGGTAATGTTGAAGTAGTACGGACTCTGCTGGACAGAGGACTAGATGAAAATCATAGAGATGATGCAGGATGGACACCTTTGCACATGGCAGCTTTTGAAGGTCACAGGTTGATATGTGAAGCACTTATAGAACAAGGTGCTAGAACAAATGAAATTGATAATGATGGACGTATACCTTTCATACTGGCTGCACAAGAAGGTCACTATGATTGTGTACAGATATTACTGGAAAATAAATCTAACATTGATCAGAGAGGCTACGATGGGAGAAATTCTCTCCGAGTTGCTGCTTTAGAAGGTCATAGAGATATAGTTGAACTACTTTTCAGCCATGGAGCAGATGTAAACTACAAAGATGCTGATGGCCGGCCAACACTTTACATCTTGGCATTAGAAAACCAGCTTACAATGGCTGAGTATTTTTTAGAAAATGGTGCAAATGTAGAAGCAAGCGATGCAGAAGGGAGGACAGCACTCCATGTTTCCTGCTGGCAGGGCCATTTGGAGATGGTGCAGATACTGATAACATACCATGCTGATGTGAATGCTGCAGACAATGAGAAGCGGTCTGCTTTGCAATCTGCTGCTTGGCAAGGCCATGTGAAAGTAGTTCGGCTTTTGATTGAGCATGGAGCCTTAGTTGACCACACCTGTAATCAAGGTGCTACTGCGCTCTGCATTGCAGCACAAGAAGGACACATTGATGTTGTGCAGATATTACTGGAGCATGGTGCTGATCCGAATCATGCAGATCAATTTGGACGTACTGCTATGCGTGTTGCAGCAAAAAATGGACATTCTCAGATTATTAAATTACTGGAAAAATATGGTGCATCTAGTCTAAATGGCTGCACTCCATCACCAGTCCACACAATGGAGCAAAAACCCTTGCAATCAGTCTCTTCAAAAATGCAGTCATTAACAATAAAATCAAATAGTTCAGGGAGCACTGGTGGAGGAGATATGCAGCCTACTGTGCGTGGTTTGTCTAATGGGCCTGCTCATGCTTTCAGTTCTCCCTCAGAATCTCCAGATTCTACAGTGGACCGCCAGAAGTCGTCTTTATCAAATAATTCCCTGAAAAGTTCCAAAAACTCTTCTCTGCGTACTACATCATCTACAGCAACTGCTCAGACAGTGCCTATTGATAGTTTCCATAGTATGTCATTTACAGAACAAATACAGCAGCATTCACTGCCTCGTAGCAGAAGCAGGCAGTCAATTGTTTCTCCTTCTTCCACAACTCATTCCTTAAGTCAGAATCATAATTCACCAAGTAGTGAATTTGAATGGAGCCAAGTAAAACCCAGTTTGAAATCAACTAAAGCAAacaaaggggggaaaacagaaaACTCCAGCAAATCTGGATctgctgggaaaaaaatcaagcagaGCAGCTCCTCCCAGCCAAAAGTTTTAGAATATGAAATGACTCAGTTTGATAAACGAATACCTGTTGCTAAATCTGGGACCAGTGTGCCACTTAAATCAACGCCAGCAGAGTCACAGTGCAAAATTTTGGTCCCTCCATCTCAGCAAGAAGTTTGTCGACCTCAGCAACAGTTCCTAATTCACCAACAGAGTGGGGAACAGAAGAAGCGAAATGGAATAATGACAAACCCAAATTACCACCTTCAAAGCAATCAGGTTTTTCTTGGTAGGGTTTCCGTCCCACGAACAGGACAGGAGAGAGGACTTCAGGAAGTTTTGGAAGGCTATCCTTCAGAGACAGAACTAAGCCTTAAGCAAGCCTTAAAACTTCAGCTTGAGGGAACTGACCCAAGCTTCAACTACAAGAAAGAAACACCACTGTAA